One window from the genome of Candidatus Omnitrophota bacterium encodes:
- a CDS encoding mitochondrial fission ELM1 family protein: protein MLDYVLYLIANFASALFRILPVDTALAFGRGFGSIAYFVNYKRAKVAYSNMRAALGSEKEPEEIRRTVKRLYRNFGQMLVEILRLPDVDKDYFEKYIKVEGWHNFESAAKLGRGTIYLTGHFGNWELSSIASALRGFPLFVLAREQKMTRLNNLLNAARESKGCKVIKKGMATREIYEHLARNGIVGILSDQDAGKKGVFINFFARPTSSPRGAFALARKTGALIVPAFVVRRDGPYHTIFIEKPIALSSEGDMEANELEAMQRFGSLLESFVRKSPEQWLWLHKRWKSTPLRKVVILTDGRAGHLNQSLAVFEKIKESRREFGYTERDTEKRVIEITYKSDFGRTLAALITPLISNYCLFRMKLLNLVLDPKCYDEIKSAYADIVISCGSRVAAVNILFSRENCAKSIALMKPSLLSVRNFDINIIPEHDRPAERENIVKTLGMPNLISQKKMADDLKQLERIAELGNKENIGLFIGGDNKNYSLDKALVEDVIEKVLGAAHELDANILATTSRRTSNEVNNLLKTKLGKDELAKLVIISAERNPEWAIGGILGASSVVVVSGESTSMLSEAASSGKHVIAFKPNKKLSAPAANKHELFLKKMASKGHICLSEVKDLKDNIVGLMDSDEEPKRLNDNEKIYEAVKRIV from the coding sequence TTGCTCGATTACGTTCTTTATTTAATAGCTAATTTTGCAAGCGCGCTTTTCAGGATACTTCCCGTAGATACCGCTTTGGCGTTTGGCCGCGGCTTTGGCAGTATCGCATATTTTGTAAATTACAAGAGGGCGAAGGTGGCGTATTCCAATATGCGCGCGGCGCTCGGCTCGGAAAAGGAGCCCGAAGAGATACGGCGTACCGTTAAGCGCCTATATAGGAATTTTGGCCAAATGCTTGTGGAAATCTTGAGATTGCCCGACGTTGACAAGGACTATTTTGAGAAATATATAAAAGTGGAGGGTTGGCATAATTTTGAAAGCGCGGCTAAACTTGGCCGCGGCACCATATACCTTACGGGTCATTTTGGAAACTGGGAACTTTCCAGTATCGCGAGCGCGCTAAGAGGCTTTCCTCTTTTTGTGCTTGCGAGGGAACAGAAGATGACGCGGTTGAACAACCTTTTAAATGCCGCCAGAGAAAGCAAGGGCTGCAAGGTCATAAAAAAAGGCATGGCAACAAGGGAGATATACGAGCACCTCGCGAGAAACGGCATAGTCGGGATCCTCTCCGATCAGGACGCCGGCAAAAAGGGGGTATTTATAAATTTCTTCGCGAGGCCTACTTCCAGTCCGAGAGGCGCTTTCGCGCTGGCGAGAAAGACGGGTGCCCTCATAGTGCCGGCATTTGTCGTAAGAAGGGACGGTCCTTACCATACAATATTTATAGAGAAACCCATAGCACTCAGCAGTGAAGGCGACATGGAAGCTAACGAGCTTGAAGCAATGCAGAGATTCGGCTCTCTCTTGGAATCATTTGTAAGGAAAAGCCCTGAGCAGTGGCTTTGGCTTCATAAAAGATGGAAATCTACACCTTTGAGGAAGGTGGTTATTTTAACAGACGGCAGGGCGGGCCATTTAAATCAATCGCTTGCCGTCTTCGAGAAGATAAAAGAATCGCGGCGCGAATTCGGCTATACCGAGCGCGATACCGAAAAAAGGGTGATAGAGATAACGTATAAAAGTGATTTCGGAAGGACCCTTGCCGCTTTAATCACGCCCCTTATTTCAAATTATTGCTTGTTCAGGATGAAGCTGCTCAATCTTGTTTTGGATCCTAAATGTTATGACGAGATAAAAAGTGCTTACGCCGACATAGTGATATCATGCGGATCGCGCGTGGCGGCCGTAAACATCCTCTTCAGCAGGGAAAACTGCGCAAAAAGCATCGCGCTTATGAAACCGTCGCTTTTATCAGTGCGCAATTTTGACATAAACATAATACCGGAACACGACAGGCCCGCCGAAAGAGAAAATATTGTAAAGACGCTCGGCATGCCCAATTTGATATCGCAAAAAAAGATGGCCGATGACCTGAAGCAGCTGGAGAGGATCGCGGAACTCGGCAATAAGGAAAATATAGGGTTATTCATAGGCGGGGACAATAAGAATTATTCGCTGGACAAGGCGCTTGTGGAAGATGTGATTGAAAAAGTGCTCGGCGCAGCACATGAACTTGACGCAAACATACTCGCGACCACATCAAGAAGGACGAGTAATGAGGTAAACAATCTCCTAAAGACGAAACTCGGAAAAGATGAACTTGCAAAGCTTGTTATAATATCCGCTGAGCGCAATCCTGAATGGGCCATTGGCGGGATATTGGGCGCGTCTTCGGTCGTGGTAGTTTCGGGCGAATCGACTTCCATGCTTTCGGAGGCGGCGAGTTCCGGCAAACACGTTATAGCGTTTAAACCGAACAAAAAACTCTCGGCGCCGGCAGCGAACAAGCACGAGCTGTTCCTTAAAAAGATGGCCTCCAAAGGGCATATCTGCCTCTCGGAAGTAAAAGACCTGAAAGACAATATTGTAGGGCTTATGGATTCGGACGAAGAGCCGAAGCGTTTGAACGATAACGAAAAAATATACGAGGCAGTGAAAAGGATAGTTTAA
- the lpxK gene encoding tetraacyldisaccharide 4'-kinase: protein MDKLKLYMLSIMKGERKTPDAYVVGIILSLCSFLYAIVLKCISFLYRAGILPCRKVSAKVISVGNITLGGTGKTPFVIMLAENVKAMGKNVAVLIRGYGEDESHLLETRLSGIPVIVGADRYKSAKRAIDKFGSDCIILDDGFQHRRLKRDLNIVLIDATSPFGNMKLFPAGILREGLSRLKEADMAVLTKADMGASNKPAIYAELKKIKDDIVAVESFYKPAGLKRVSGGIVPLDYIKGRRVALLAAIANPGYFEWMIKNLGANIAESFYYADHHLYSMKDVDSVIEKCAREGIDTVITTEKDIIRSKNNGTDGLASLIEASGGGKKVDLLSLLIEATVTRNKEEIVARLRSLFNS, encoded by the coding sequence ATGGATAAATTAAAACTGTACATGCTCTCAATAATGAAAGGCGAAAGGAAGACGCCGGATGCTTATGTAGTAGGAATAATTCTATCGTTATGCTCTTTTTTGTACGCCATTGTTTTAAAGTGCATATCTTTTTTGTATAGGGCCGGCATCCTGCCTTGCAGAAAAGTATCCGCCAAGGTCATCAGTGTGGGTAATATAACGTTGGGCGGTACCGGCAAGACGCCTTTTGTTATCATGCTGGCGGAGAACGTAAAGGCGATGGGAAAAAATGTCGCCGTTTTGATAAGAGGTTACGGCGAAGATGAATCGCATCTTCTTGAAACACGCCTTAGCGGTATACCCGTAATAGTAGGGGCCGATAGATATAAAAGCGCAAAGCGCGCCATAGACAAGTTTGGAAGCGACTGCATTATACTTGATGACGGTTTTCAGCATCGCCGGCTGAAAAGAGACCTCAATATAGTCCTCATAGATGCGACTTCGCCCTTTGGAAATATGAAATTATTTCCGGCTGGTATCCTGCGCGAAGGGCTCAGCCGCCTGAAAGAGGCCGACATGGCCGTTTTGACAAAGGCCGATATGGGCGCCAGCAATAAGCCCGCAATATACGCGGAGCTAAAGAAGATAAAAGATGATATTGTCGCCGTAGAATCTTTCTATAAACCGGCAGGCCTAAAAAGAGTATCCGGCGGGATCGTGCCGTTGGATTATATAAAAGGCAGGCGTGTAGCTCTTCTTGCGGCTATCGCCAATCCCGGCTACTTTGAGTGGATGATAAAAAATCTGGGCGCCAATATCGCCGAGAGTTTCTATTATGCGGACCATCACCTGTACAGCATGAAGGATGTTGACTCAGTGATCGAAAAATGCGCGCGTGAAGGCATTGATACCGTCATTACTACAGAAAAGGATATCATACGCTCAAAAAATAACGGTACGGACGGCCTTGCGAGTTTGATAGAGGCTTCCGGAGGAGGCAAAAAAGTGGATCTTTTAAGCCTGCTGATAGAAGCCACAGTTACGAGGAATAAGGAGGAGATAGTTGCTCGATTACGTTCTTTATTTAATAGCTAA
- a CDS encoding 3-deoxy-D-manno-octulosonic acid transferase — protein MRILYNLFFILFALVYLPYFLIKKKAHKDFMQRFGIFDKGLLLGMARARPIWIHAVSVGEMKTTEGLIERIKTLFPSKRLVISNVTKTGHEIALSIAAKEDIVIYLPLDLTFIVKKVIKEINPCLFISIETEIWPNLISALHDNKIPIALLNGRISAKSFANYMLIKPVMSNILSKITLFAMRAKDDAARIIELGAPSDRVKVTGNMKFDMIYKVSDTAARSFFPIEKSDLWLPHQAKLIIAGSTHRGEDQKILGAFKSLKGDFPDARLLIAPRHIERVNEIAALISKFDFTPVRMSEIISGRDAHFLDDCVFLLDSIGNLKVLYQIAAIVIMGGSLVPQGGHNFVEPAAYAKPIITGPFVDNFKDMAELFLNERALLVADDEEELAKYLRELLFDEHKRKIMGENARKVVMDNVGSTERNALLIMDLVYHG, from the coding sequence ATGCGGATACTTTACAATCTGTTTTTTATATTGTTTGCGCTGGTGTATCTGCCTTATTTTCTGATAAAAAAGAAGGCGCATAAGGATTTTATGCAGCGCTTCGGCATATTTGACAAGGGATTACTCCTGGGCATGGCGCGTGCAAGGCCCATATGGATCCACGCCGTAAGTGTAGGGGAAATGAAGACTACGGAGGGCCTCATAGAGAGGATTAAGACTCTTTTTCCGTCAAAACGCCTCGTTATATCAAATGTAACCAAGACGGGCCACGAGATAGCGCTTTCCATAGCCGCAAAAGAGGACATCGTAATATACTTGCCGCTGGATCTGACATTTATCGTAAAAAAGGTGATAAAAGAAATAAACCCGTGCCTGTTTATTTCCATAGAGACCGAGATATGGCCCAATCTTATTTCGGCGCTTCATGACAATAAGATACCTATAGCGCTCTTGAACGGCCGCATATCCGCGAAATCATTTGCGAATTATATGCTTATAAAACCGGTCATGAGTAATATACTTTCAAAAATTACCCTTTTTGCCATGAGGGCGAAAGACGACGCGGCGAGAATAATAGAGCTGGGCGCGCCTTCCGACAGGGTAAAAGTTACCGGTAACATGAAATTTGATATGATATATAAGGTATCCGATACGGCCGCGCGCTCGTTTTTCCCGATAGAAAAAAGTGATCTTTGGCTTCCTCATCAGGCAAAACTTATCATAGCCGGCAGCACTCACCGTGGAGAAGACCAAAAGATACTTGGAGCCTTTAAGTCGCTAAAAGGTGATTTTCCGGATGCGCGGCTTTTGATAGCTCCGCGTCACATAGAGAGGGTAAATGAAATAGCCGCGCTTATATCAAAGTTTGACTTTACTCCCGTAAGGATGTCGGAAATAATAAGCGGCCGGGACGCGCACTTTTTGGACGATTGCGTATTTCTGCTTGATTCTATCGGCAATCTGAAAGTACTTTATCAGATAGCCGCTATTGTGATTATGGGCGGAAGCCTTGTTCCCCAAGGAGGCCATAATTTTGTGGAGCCGGCGGCGTACGCAAAGCCGATAATAACCGGGCCTTTTGTGGATAATTTTAAGGATATGGCGGAACTCTTTCTGAATGAACGCGCGCTTCTCGTGGCGGACGACGAGGAGGAGCTGGCAAAATACCTGAGGGAGCTCCTTTTCGACGAACATAAACGGAAGATAATGGGCGAGAATGCCCGAAAAGTCGTTATGGATAACGTCGGTTCGACGGAACGCAACGCGCTTTTGATTATGGATCTTGTTTACCATGGATAA
- the xerC gene encoding tyrosine recombinase XerC yields MLRYIDKFVNYLNIEKNASHHTIVNYSVDLRDFAKFLGETSVENVSYLFLRKYLANMKAKNYSKRTVARKLASLRSFFKFLYREGYIKANPSSGIATPKLDKKLPIFLGPDEVSRLIESPNEKDAAGLRDRAIMETLYSTGIRVSELVGMSLDNVDFIGGVVKVFGKGKKERLAPIGDKALRAIRNYLDKRGVARLNDKKAVFLNKGGSRLTDRSIRRVLEKYIKRVSLREGVSPHTLRHSFATHLLNRGADLRSVQELLGHMNLSTTQIYTHVTTERLKEIYDKAHPRA; encoded by the coding sequence ATGCTGCGCTACATTGATAAATTCGTAAATTATCTTAATATAGAAAAGAATGCCTCACACCACACGATAGTGAACTACTCCGTAGACCTGAGGGATTTCGCGAAGTTTTTGGGCGAGACAAGCGTGGAAAACGTAAGCTATCTTTTTCTGCGCAAATATCTCGCCAATATGAAGGCGAAGAATTATTCGAAACGAACTGTCGCGAGAAAACTGGCGTCATTGAGGTCATTTTTTAAATTCTTGTACAGGGAAGGCTATATAAAGGCAAACCCGTCTTCAGGCATAGCTACGCCGAAATTGGATAAGAAGCTGCCTATCTTTTTAGGGCCGGACGAGGTCTCCCGGTTGATAGAATCTCCCAATGAAAAGGACGCCGCCGGGCTGCGCGACAGAGCAATAATGGAAACGCTTTATTCTACGGGTATACGCGTAAGCGAACTCGTAGGCATGAGTCTCGACAACGTGGATTTCATAGGCGGCGTAGTGAAGGTCTTCGGCAAAGGCAAAAAAGAGAGGCTCGCTCCCATAGGGGACAAGGCACTTCGCGCGATAAGGAATTATTTGGATAAAAGAGGCGTTGCAAGGCTTAATGATAAGAAGGCGGTTTTTCTAAACAAGGGCGGTTCAAGGCTTACTGACAGGAGCATAAGAAGGGTCCTGGAGAAATATATAAAAAGGGTATCGCTCCGGGAAGGCGTATCCCCTCACACGCTCAGGCATTCCTTTGCTACGCATCTTTTAAACAGGGGCGCGGACCTGAGAAGTGTGCAGGAGCTTCTGGGGCACATGAATTTATCCACAACACAGATATATACGCATGTTACTACTGAACGGCTAAAAGAAATTTACGACAAAGCGCATCCTCGCGCGTAA
- the topA gene encoding type I DNA topoisomerase: protein MAKHLVVVESPTKSKTINKFLGSDYIILSSMGHVIDLPKSEMGVDLENDFKPRYIVMAKRRKILSELKKGAKETEDIYLAMDPDREGEAIAYHLRDQLSGINDKIHRVTFHEITERAIKEAFKNPHILDINKVNAQQARRILDRVLGYSLSPLLWKKVGSGLSAGRVQSVALRLVAEREQKIKAFIPVEYWEVEALLKKRGALTDAAETDKGETRPFKAKLILIDGNESKLKAGKEAEAIIGGLKEENFIVKSVREIKKRRSPYPPYTTSKMQQDAFNKLGFSVGKTMKVAQELYEGIELGKEEAAGLITYMRTDSVNVSKEAENEVREYITKKFGKKYCPAAPNKYKSKKSAEEAHEAIRPSLPLHEPDAIKEHLSSAQHKLYELIWTRFVTSQMEPALNLVVSADIEAGKCIFRASGTKVLFDGFTALYHDTDKETNTLPHLQEKELLVLIKLDPSQHFTNPPPRFSDASLVKELEEKGIGRPSTYAPIISTITLRNYVKREKGYLYPTELGMVVTELLTKHFPKVLDIKFTAYLEEELDEVEEGKIEWLKVLRDFYSPFKIAFEKAQKDMKSIKNINTPTNEVCDKCGKPMVIKWGRKGKFLSCSDFPRCKNAKSITTGVKCPQPDCRGELVERRSSRGAFYGCTKFPACRYVSRTLPSKDTPDNKLSTGVEDV, encoded by the coding sequence ATGGCAAAACATCTGGTAGTGGTCGAATCGCCGACAAAATCGAAAACTATAAACAAGTTTTTAGGCAGTGATTACATTATCCTCTCTTCAATGGGGCACGTAATAGACCTGCCGAAGAGCGAGATGGGCGTTGACCTTGAGAATGATTTCAAGCCCCGTTATATAGTTATGGCAAAACGGCGCAAGATCCTTTCCGAGCTTAAAAAAGGCGCGAAGGAGACGGAGGATATTTACCTGGCGATGGACCCTGACAGAGAAGGCGAGGCGATAGCATACCATCTGAGGGACCAGCTTTCCGGAATAAACGATAAGATCCACCGCGTCACTTTCCACGAAATAACGGAACGGGCGATAAAAGAGGCATTCAAAAATCCCCACATACTGGATATTAACAAAGTGAACGCGCAACAGGCAAGAAGGATACTTGACAGGGTGCTCGGATACAGCCTTAGCCCGCTTTTATGGAAGAAGGTCGGTTCGGGTTTAAGCGCCGGCAGGGTTCAGTCGGTGGCTCTCAGATTGGTAGCCGAACGGGAGCAAAAAATAAAGGCGTTTATTCCGGTGGAATATTGGGAAGTAGAGGCCCTTCTAAAAAAGAGAGGCGCTCTTACGGATGCCGCCGAAACGGACAAAGGGGAGACGAGGCCCTTTAAGGCGAAATTGATATTGATAGACGGCAACGAATCGAAATTAAAGGCCGGAAAAGAAGCGGAAGCCATTATAGGCGGCCTTAAAGAAGAAAACTTCATAGTAAAGAGCGTAAGGGAGATAAAAAAGAGGCGTTCGCCGTACCCGCCTTATACCACGAGCAAAATGCAGCAGGACGCGTTTAATAAACTCGGATTTTCGGTTGGCAAAACAATGAAAGTGGCGCAGGAACTCTACGAAGGTATAGAGCTGGGTAAGGAAGAAGCCGCAGGGCTCATAACTTATATGAGGACCGATTCCGTCAACGTGTCCAAAGAAGCAGAGAACGAGGTGCGGGAGTATATTACAAAAAAATTCGGGAAAAAATACTGCCCGGCGGCACCCAATAAATACAAATCAAAAAAGAGCGCCGAGGAGGCGCATGAAGCTATCAGGCCAAGTTTGCCTCTTCACGAACCGGATGCCATAAAGGAGCATCTCTCGAGCGCTCAGCATAAATTGTACGAGCTTATATGGACGAGGTTCGTCACGAGCCAGATGGAACCGGCGCTTAATCTCGTTGTCAGCGCAGATATAGAAGCGGGCAAATGTATATTCAGGGCAAGCGGCACCAAGGTCCTTTTTGACGGCTTTACCGCCCTATACCATGATACTGACAAAGAAACTAACACCCTGCCGCACTTACAGGAAAAAGAATTATTGGTACTTATTAAGTTGGACCCGTCGCAGCATTTTACAAACCCTCCGCCGAGGTTCTCCGACGCTTCTTTGGTAAAAGAGCTTGAAGAAAAAGGCATAGGCCGCCCCAGCACATATGCCCCTATTATCTCGACTATTACCTTACGCAATTATGTTAAAAGGGAAAAGGGCTATCTCTACCCGACAGAATTGGGCATGGTGGTGACAGAGCTTTTAACCAAGCATTTTCCGAAAGTGTTGGATATAAAATTTACCGCTTATCTTGAAGAGGAGCTGGACGAGGTGGAGGAGGGAAAGATAGAATGGCTTAAGGTCCTAAGGGATTTCTACTCGCCGTTTAAAATAGCGTTCGAAAAGGCTCAGAAGGACATGAAGAGCATTAAGAATATCAATACGCCTACGAACGAGGTATGCGATAAATGCGGCAAGCCGATGGTGATAAAGTGGGGCAGAAAGGGAAAATTCTTAAGCTGTTCCGACTTCCCCCGCTGCAAGAATGCCAAATCTATTACCACCGGAGTGAAATGCCCCCAGCCTGATTGCCGAGGAGAGCTTGTGGAAAGGCGCTCCTCGAGGGGGGCCTTTTACGGCTGTACCAAGTTTCCCGCGTGCCGCTATGTCTCCCGTACTCTGCCCTCAAAAGATACGCCCGACAATAAGTTGTCCACAGGAGTAGAGGACGTTTAA
- the dprA gene encoding DNA-processing protein DprA codes for MTHIEDYILLNMAEGLGFKKLEGLLKFYGEPGAVLKAPRRELAKIPNIGETIADKIASLKREELDKELRLMEKRSVYAISVFDPKYPELLKNSYSPPIVLYIKGEIKPEDADSVAIVGVRIPSHYGISSSEKLSEALASRGITIVSGMARGIDTAAHKGALKSGRTIAVLGSGLNDIYPPENKKLAEEISAHGAVISEFPMDTPPLKLNFPRRNRIISGLSLGVVVVEAGESSGALITANFALEDNRDVFAMPGRVDSKTSAGTNRLIKEGAKLIEGPDDIIEEIENKLRFYKKPADGPAKGISGREDLTKDELAMTAFLSYEPSYIDDLTEKSNMSVDKVASLLVRLEIKNIIRELPGKNFILK; via the coding sequence ATGACGCATATAGAAGACTACATACTCCTCAATATGGCGGAGGGCCTCGGCTTTAAAAAGCTCGAAGGCCTCCTAAAATTCTACGGAGAACCCGGGGCTGTATTAAAGGCCCCGCGCCGGGAGCTGGCCAAGATACCGAATATCGGGGAAACAATAGCAGATAAGATAGCCTCCTTAAAAAGAGAGGAGCTTGATAAGGAGCTCCGTTTGATGGAAAAAAGAAGTGTCTACGCCATAAGCGTATTTGACCCCAAATATCCGGAGCTTCTTAAAAATAGTTATTCGCCCCCTATAGTTCTTTATATAAAAGGCGAGATAAAACCCGAAGACGCCGATAGTGTGGCTATAGTCGGCGTAAGGATACCGTCTCATTACGGCATATCGAGTTCGGAGAAATTGAGCGAGGCCCTTGCTTCGCGCGGCATAACGATCGTGAGCGGGATGGCGCGCGGCATAGATACGGCGGCGCATAAGGGCGCGCTTAAGTCAGGACGCACGATAGCGGTGCTCGGCAGCGGCCTCAACGATATCTATCCGCCGGAGAATAAAAAGCTCGCGGAGGAGATCAGCGCCCACGGAGCCGTCATCTCCGAGTTTCCCATGGATACGCCGCCTCTTAAACTGAATTTTCCGAGGCGCAATAGGATTATAAGCGGCCTTTCGCTCGGCGTGGTAGTTGTGGAGGCCGGCGAGAGTAGCGGCGCCCTTATAACGGCGAATTTTGCGCTGGAAGATAATAGAGACGTATTTGCCATGCCCGGTAGGGTCGATTCCAAAACTAGCGCCGGTACGAACAGGCTTATAAAAGAAGGCGCCAAGCTAATAGAAGGCCCCGACGATATTATTGAGGAGATAGAAAATAAGCTGAGATTCTATAAAAAACCCGCGGACGGCCCGGCAAAAGGGATAAGCGGCCGGGAGGATTTAACTAAAGATGAGTTGGCAATGACGGCATTTTTAAGTTATGAGCCTTCATATATAGATGATCTGACCGAGAAGAGTAATATGAGTGTTGATAAGGTGGCGTCGCTTCTTGTGAGGCTGGAGATAAAAAATATTATTCGGGAATTACCGGGCAAGAATTTTATACTGAAGTGA
- a CDS encoding shikimate kinase: protein MVNKRYCERKTMEDKMRMPKKNIVLVGFMGTGKTVVAALIAKELGISFIRTDDIIEKKAGMFINDIFAKKGESYFRQLEREAIMEVSAEESTVIDTGGGAVINELNVADLKMNGILFCLNATPEEIYKRVSQRTHRPLLNVEDPLGEISYLLKKRESYYRRADYQINTTGKTARDIANEIMEIYRRTGK, encoded by the coding sequence GTGGTTAATAAGAGATATTGCGAGCGAAAAACTATGGAAGACAAAATGCGCATGCCCAAGAAGAACATTGTGCTAGTAGGCTTCATGGGTACCGGCAAGACGGTCGTTGCCGCTCTCATAGCGAAAGAGCTTGGCATTTCTTTTATCAGGACAGACGATATCATAGAGAAGAAAGCCGGCATGTTCATAAATGATATATTCGCGAAGAAAGGCGAATCTTATTTCAGGCAGCTTGAACGGGAAGCGATAATGGAAGTATCGGCAGAGGAATCGACTGTCATAGATACGGGCGGCGGCGCTGTAATAAACGAACTGAATGTGGCTGACCTCAAGATGAACGGCATTCTTTTCTGCCTTAATGCCACGCCGGAGGAGATATACAAAAGGGTAAGCCAAAGGACGCACCGGCCGCTCTTGAATGTTGAAGACCCGCTTGGCGAGATAAGTTATCTTTTAAAGAAAAGAGAATCGTATTATAGAAGGGCAGATTATCAGATAAACACGACAGGGAAGACGGCTCGGGATATCGCCAACGAAATCATGGAGATCTACCGGAGGACCGGGAAATAA
- the aroC gene encoding chorismate synthase, which yields MLRYLTAGESHGKALLAILEGMPSGLKIPADFINNELKKRQSGYGRGERMKIEADKAEILSGLRNGETIGSPISLLIKNADARIDELPKIHSPRPGHADLAGAMKYGRRDMRDILERSSARETAARVALGAVCKIFLSEFDIDIFSHVIHIGGIDAHTSGQTLAEVKNTASGSILRCADKAAEKLMCEEIDKASSAGDTLGGIFEVVITGQPPGLGSHVQWDRKLDGRLAMGVMSIQAIKGVEIGAGFSLAKRMGSKSHDEIIYKDGRFRRSTNNAGGIEGGITNGEPVVIRAAMKPISTLKNPLKSVDIITKEVTSAALERSDICAVPSASVVAEGVCAFEIAGAFLEKFGSDALGEITKNYQNYIKMLEKF from the coding sequence ATGCTAAGATATTTAACGGCTGGCGAATCTCACGGTAAGGCGCTCCTTGCCATACTGGAAGGAATGCCGTCGGGCCTCAAGATACCCGCGGATTTTATAAATAATGAGCTTAAAAAACGGCAGTCAGGTTATGGCCGCGGCGAGAGGATGAAGATAGAGGCTGATAAGGCAGAAATACTCTCGGGCCTGAGAAACGGCGAAACGATAGGGAGCCCTATTTCGCTTCTTATTAAGAATGCCGACGCGAGAATAGACGAACTGCCGAAGATCCATTCTCCAAGGCCGGGCCATGCGGATCTGGCGGGAGCCATGAAATACGGAAGGCGCGATATGCGCGATATCCTCGAGCGCTCAAGCGCAAGAGAGACGGCGGCGAGAGTCGCACTAGGAGCAGTCTGTAAGATTTTTCTTTCGGAGTTTGACATAGATATATTTTCTCATGTCATACACATAGGCGGGATAGACGCCCATACATCCGGCCAGACCCTCGCGGAGGTAAAAAATACAGCATCCGGTTCCATATTGCGCTGCGCGGATAAAGCGGCGGAGAAATTGATGTGCGAGGAGATCGACAAGGCTTCATCGGCCGGCGATACCCTTGGCGGGATATTTGAGGTCGTAATAACAGGCCAGCCCCCAGGACTGGGCTCGCATGTCCAGTGGGACAGGAAGCTTGATGGAAGGCTCGCAATGGGCGTAATGTCTATACAAGCGATAAAAGGAGTTGAAATAGGCGCGGGATTTTCTCTGGCAAAGAGGATGGGTTCAAAGTCGCACGACGAGATAATATATAAAGACGGCAGATTCCGAAGATCCACAAATAATGCCGGAGGAATAGAAGGCGGCATAACAAATGGAGAACCCGTAGTAATAAGGGCCGCCATGAAACCGATATCAACACTCAAAAATCCCCTTAAAAGTGTGGATATAATCACGAAAGAAGTGACGAGCGCCGCGCTTGAGCGGTCTGATATATGCGCAGTGCCATCCGCTTCAGTAGTAGCGGAAGGAGTATGCGCCTTTGAAATCGCAGGCGCATTTTTGGAGAAGTTCGGTTCGGACGCGCTTGGGGAAATTACCAAGAACTATCAGAATTATATAAAGATGCTGGAAAAATTTTAG
- a CDS encoding prepilin peptidase, which produces MGLKIFIFIMGSVVGSFLNVCIHRLPRNESIVYPPSHCVNCNNRLHWYDNIPFLSYIFLRGRCRFCARTISPRYFIVELTSALLFLALFISFGSSEKFAFMALLVSALIAATFIDFDFQIIPDSITVSGIIIGLIAAYIFPSIFGEISRQKALINSLLGVLVGGGSIYLIGVLGTIAFKKDAMGGGDVKLMAMIGAFLGWKMALLVFFIAPFFGAFVGIMLKVKYKIETIPYGPYISLAAIIVIFWGDRILSYLFLY; this is translated from the coding sequence ATGGGCTTAAAAATATTTATATTTATAATGGGCTCCGTCGTTGGGAGCTTTCTTAATGTCTGTATACACAGGCTTCCGCGGAACGAATCTATCGTCTATCCGCCGTCGCACTGCGTCAATTGCAATAACAGGCTTCATTGGTATGACAATATCCCGTTTTTGAGTTACATCTTTCTGCGGGGGCGCTGCCGTTTTTGCGCGAGGACTATTTCGCCCCGGTATTTCATAGTTGAATTGACTTCGGCGCTTTTATTCCTTGCGCTCTTTATAAGTTTCGGGTCTAGCGAGAAGTTCGCCTTTATGGCGCTGCTTGTTTCGGCACTTATTGCGGCGACTTTCATAGATTTTGATTTTCAGATAATACCCGATTCTATAACGGTTTCAGGGATAATAATAGGGCTTATAGCGGCGTATATTTTCCCGTCTATCTTCGGAGAAATAAGCCGCCAGAAGGCCTTAATAAATTCTCTTTTGGGAGTTTTAGTAGGCGGAGGCAGTATATACCTTATAGGCGTTTTAGGGACCATTGCTTTTAAGAAAGACGCTATGGGCGGAGGGGATGTCAAACTGATGGCCATGATAGGAGCATTTCTCGGATGGAAAATGGCGCTTTTGGTATTTTTTATCGCGCCTTTTTTCGGCGCTTTTGTGGGCATAATGCTTAAGGTTAAATATAAAATAGAGACTATTCCCTACGGGCCGTATATTTCACTGGCCGCGATTATTGTCATTTTTTGGGGGGACAGGATACTCAGCTATCTTTTTCTGTATTAA